DNA sequence from the Halorussus limi genome:
CCTGCATTGTCTACACCTTGGCCCACGACCGCTTGTTCGTGGTCTGTTCGGTCGTTTCGTCTTCGTGTTCGTTCAACATGTCTCGAACCGCGGCCCGAATCGCTTCGCTGCGGTTCGGAAACTCGCCGGTCTCGACCATCTGTTCGACTTCCTCGATCTGCTGCTTCGGAATGCGAAGTGTCACACGCTCCATGTTTTGTATTCCCCTGTGGTAGAGTAAGACGGCGCGCAGTTTCTTGCACGTCCTGTCTTACACCGTGTAACCGGTTAACGCGGGCGAGAAGCCCGTTCACCGGCCCGGTGTAAGACGACCGTCTTACGCGGCCATACCCACAAAGTCAAAACTTAAATAGTTAACGGCGATTGTAAAACAACGTCTTACGACCGGTCGAGAACGTCTGCAGCGGGCGTTCGGCGGCCACAGCCGGGGCAGAACCCCCAGTCTGAACGCACTTCGTCGCCGCACTCGCAAAAGACCCGTCGAGACGCCTTCTCTCCGCAGTTAGGACAGTACACGTGGTCGTCCGACAGCGTCTCGCCACACTGCCCACAGGCGGTTTCGCGGTCGTCGGCACGCTCGTCCGCCCGCCGGTCTGAGTCGGTGGCGGTTTCGTCTGACGCGCTGTCGGACGTGCGCGCGGGACGACCGGCATCTGCGTCGTCCTGCACGCGCGCGTCGCGTTCGAGCGTCACGTTGACGTTCACGTCCTGCGGACGCTCGGTGGCACGGTTGCGCGCCTCCCACGCGGCGAGTCGCTCGGTCACGAGTTCGTCCACGCGCTCGGCGAGGACGGCGTCGAGGCTGGCGGCGCTCCCGGATTCGCGGTGAGCGTCTTCGCGGCCGGTGTCTGACGGCGTCGCGCGCTCCGGGTTGCGGCCGCGGTCGGCGCGCCGGTCGCTCGCGTCGAGGTACTCGCGGAGCGCTTCGCGCATGATCTCGCTCTTGGAGGCGTCGCGGGCCTCGATGCGCTCGACCAGTTCCTCGTCCGCGCGGAAGGTTATCTTGCTCATGTGCCGGTTCGACTCCAACTGTCACACCCATCGTATTTTAATCTTCGGACACACGTCTGACACCGTATGGAGGGGTGTCGAGACTGGGAGCTACAGCGGCTCTGTCGTCGGTCTCACCTTCGGTGCGGCGCCGTCTCGCGTCGGACAGGAACCGGTCGGCGAGGAAAGTACTGAAAAACGACAGGAGTTTCGACTCGTCCGTCTCCCTTCGTTGTCGCTCGGAGCGCAGTTCGCTGGCCCGTGGCACGGTCTCGCCGAATAATAACCCTTAAGTCCGGTAGGGCTCCTACGTGAAACTGCGTGCCCGCCCTTAGCTCAGACTGGTAGAGCAGTCGACTGTAGATCGACTTGCCCCCCGTTCAAATCGGGGAGGGCGGACTTCTTCGCCGTTCGCAACCCGCGAGTGGAGCGAGCGCCGTGAACGTTGAGAGGCGAACCGTGACGATTTGAATAGACGAGTCGAAGGCCCGGAACGGCGCTTCGCGCCGCACGCCCGGCCCGTCTCGGCGAGTTCGAATCAGGAAGGGCAGACTACTCGGACCCGAAAACAACGAACAGAACGAACTCATATCTTGAAGAAAAGCGCTGTTGGAGGTGATTCAGACACCTTGTTGGACGTACGGAGTATTGACACTCGTTCACATCGAAGGACTCCTCAACCGCTCCCAGTAGGAAATTTACAAACGACGATCAGCCAGCACAAACGTTTCGTCGCTTCGACTCTCAAACCTATTCGGACTGTGATACAAATGGTAGGGCTTTTCACCTGCTCATCCGAAACTGGGAGCCAATGAGCCTTCAGGAGTGGATAGGGGAAAGTTCGGAACGGATTCGGCGCAACGGATGGGACGGCGTTAAGATGTCGGCCCGGGAGTTCTACGTCGAGGGACGCCGTCGCGTCGTTCGACGAACCCTACGGTCGGTCCCCGGTCCGGACGGGACGAACGTCTTCGAGAAGGACTGGGACGTTCTAGTTCTCCTCGATTGTGCACGCCCGGACTTATTCGCGGACATCTCCGGCGATTACGACTTCCTCGACGACTCGAACACACTCACGTCTGTTGGTAGCTCGTCTTCTGAATGGATAGCGAACACATTCGTCGATGAGTACGAAGAAGAGATGGCCGAGACTATATACGTCACTGCCAATTCGCACTCCCCGGAAATCAAGAACCAGGACTGGCTGAAAGACATCAAAGAGGTGTGGCGATACGGCTGGGACGGACGAGAGCGCACTGTCCTCCCGCGCACGGTGACAGACAGAGCAATCTCCGTCGGCCGAAACAGGGAGTTCGACCGACTCATCGTCCACTACATGCAACCGCACGCCCCATTCGTCGGTTACGACGACACCATCGCGGGTGGCGGGATGACCCCGCCGGACGTTGAACGGGACGGCGTCACGTTCGGCAAGGCGCTCCGGATGGGCCACATCTCACGCCGGGAAGCGTGGGAAGCGCACGTCCAGAACCTCGAATACGTTTTGGAGGACGTAGCCCTGTTGCGGGAGAACATCGCCGCCGACACGTTCGTCGTCTCGGCTGACCACGGTCAAGCACTCGGCGAGCGGTTCGTCTACAGTCACCCCGACGGGATGCCGCTCAACGTTCTCCGGGAGGTTCCGTGGATAGTGACTGACGCAACCGACACTGGGTCCCACGACCCTGACGTGTCGACAACCGAACCGAGGGCGTCGGAGGATGTTGACGAAAAACTCCGGGCGTTAGGGTATCGAACGTAGTTGTAGATCCGAGGCGGTGGCCTCTTTCGATTACGTGCCGCCTTTCAGACCGCGCTCTTCGTCACGTAGACAATCGGTCGGTGTCGGTAGATACTGTCAAAACAGCCGGTCTTTCGGTCCGACCGTTCGTGAGACGCCGTTCGAGTGGCTGAGTGATTTAGCACACGACCCACAGTAATGTGGGCGTCCCATGCTGAGGTCGAAGTTGGTTCACTCTTCTTACACGGCTTAATTGAGACGAAGCGTGGGGAGTCCCTTCGCTGAGTACGGGTCGGAGCGGCCGCCACCTAGAGCTATTTATCGAACCTGCCCGTATCGTGTCGTATGGACTACCAGAAGAACGTCGGCGGCATCGACCGAATCGTTCGGGGCGTTCTCGGCACCTGGCTGATCGCAGTCGCCATCAGCGCGTTCCTCGACGAGAAGCGCGTGACCGCCGCGACCGCGGCCATCGCGGGCGCGGGACTGCTCCGGAACGCCCAAGCCCAACACTGCGGCGGTAACGCGTTGCTCGGTATCGACACGACCGCGGACGAATCGACGGAGAGCCAGTAGGACAGTCGGCGGGAAGGGCGGAACGGCTCAGGCGAACCCGAAACTCTCGGTCTCGGGCCGGCCGAGGACGTCCATCACGACCTCGTAGAGGTCGCTGATTCGAGGCCGGACGCGACCGCTTCGGTTTCGGTCGCCGACCCATCGGTACCGAATCGTTCCCTCGCGGTCCACGAAGAAGCAGGCCGGGCGCGCTCGCCGGGCGACGCCGAACGCCCGGTAGGTCACGCCGTAGGCGTCGGCTATCGAGAGGTCGCGGTCCGAGCAGAACGGGTAGGTCACCTCGAGGTAGTCGGCGAACTCCCGGTTAGTTCGCGGTCGGGCGCGGTTGACGCCGACCACCCGGAGGCGGTCGTCGGCCGTGAACCAGTCGTACTCGCCCAGCGCGTGGCGTTCGGCGAACGACCCGACGTCGAAGTCGGTCGGCTGAAACACCAGCAACACCGCCCCGTCCGAGCGCAGCGACGACAGCGACACCTCCGACACCGACCCGTCGGGGGTCGCCAGCGGCGCGGTGAACTCCGGCGCCTGCGAACCCTCGGTCGGAGCGCCCGAATCTACCATCGTTTTCGGTATCTCTCCGGGCTGATTTAAATTTTGGCAGGGTACGTCGAACCGGGAGTTCCGACCCATTTATTAGGTCGGAATAGCAACGACGGCCCGTGATTTCCGCTCTCGTCGCCGACGCGCTCGTGGTCGTGGCGCTGGCCGGCTTCTACGCCGGTCTCGCCCACGACCTCGGCGCGACCGCCGAGTTCCTCGACCCCCGACTCGGACTCGGCCTGTCGCTCGCGGCCTACGTCGCGGGCGGCGTCGGGGCGCTGTTGGCGCTGGCGACGGTCGCGGCGGAGGTGTCGCCGCTGCGTTCCGACCCCGCCGGTGCGACCGCGACCGCGGTCGGTCTCGGTCTGCTGTTCGCGGTCGCGTTCGGCCTCTGTTTCCGGTTGGGGATCGCTCTCTACGCGATTTTGCTCCGGGTCGGGTTCCGCCTGCCTCGGGGGTGAGGAGCTACGCCGACGTGTGCGAGGTCGATGGACTACGCCGGCGTGAGTGACTTCGTGAGCGCGTATACCACGCCGTCGTCGAGACAGTAAAGCCGGTCTGAGCCGAGGGCGAGTCCGACGCCCCCGGACCCCACTCGGTGGGACTGCTCCTCGGTCGCGTCCGCGATGGCGAGGCGGTAGACGGTTCCGGTGTCGTCGGTCACGAACACGGTGTCCCCGTCGACCACCGGCGCTCCCAGCACGTGTTCGTCGCGTTCCAGCCGCCAGTTCCGAGCGCCGGACGCGGGAGCGAGGCTGAAAAGCGCGCTCTCCTCGCGACTCATGTCGTAGGACTCGACCAGCAAGTGGTCGCCGGCGACGCCGTACACGGTGGCGCGGTTCCCGACGTTCGCCTCCCACTGCTTCTCGCCCGTTGCGGTGTCGAGCGCGTACACGGTCCCGTTCCTGCTCCCGGCGAAGACCCGCCCGTTCGCCGTCGCGGCGCTCGTCATCTCCGGGCCGCTGTATGTATCCGAGGTCTCGAACTGCCACGCCGTCTTGCCCGTCCGTATAGAGACGGCGGTCAGCGGCGCGTTGCTCCGGGGGAGATACGCCCGCTCGGAGTCGAGCGCCATCGAACCGCTGAGTCCGTCGCCGCCGAGGCTCCAGTGCTGTTGGACCGCTCCGTCGCCGACCGCGAGCCGGTAGACGGCGTAGCCGCCGACGAACGCGGAGCCGTTCCGGACGGCGACGTCCCGGGGGTACGTGACGTCGAGTTCAGTCTCCCACCGCTCGTCGCCGGAGTCGAGGCCCACGGCGAAGGCGTCGCCCGCCTCGCTCGTCCCGAACACCGTTCCGTCGGCGACGGCGAGACTGTCTCGAAGTTCGTCGTCGGTCTCGTAGCTCCACGCGGCGTCGCCGGTCTCGCCGTCGAGGAGAGTGAGCTTTCGGTAGCGTCCGACCAGCACGCCTCGCTCGGTTCCGACCGGTCCGACGGACAGGTCGCCGGTTCGGGTCTCCCAGCGTACCGGGGTCGGTTCCGGCGTCTCCGTCGTCGTGGTCGGCGCGGGCGTCTCCGTCGGGGACTCCGACGGCGACCGCCGGTCGTCAGACGGGTCGGACCGACCGAGGAGCGGGTTCAGGCCCGTGAGACCCGCGATGCCGCTGGCGATAGCGCCGGTGCCGTACTGAAGGATGGTGCGTCGTCGTGTCATTGGTCGTTGGACGGGGAAGCGTTCGCAGTCGATTCGTCGGTGCGGCGACGCCAGAGGGCGACGGCGCCGAGTCCGCTCGCGACGTACGCCAGCCACGCGACGCCGCCCGGTGCGGTGCCGACGAGCAGGCCGACGACGCTGTTCACCGACAGTCCGCCGACGACCGCGACGCCGGCCGACTGCCCGGCGACGGCGAGCGTGGCCCGAGTCGAGTCCGAACCGGACGGTTCGCTCTGCCGACCGTCCTGCGAGGCGGGCGCGGGCCGATTCGACTCCGCCGAGTTCGGGGTCAGTTCTTCCCGGGTCGCCCCGTCCGCCTCCGCGGCGGTCGCGGCCCGTCCCGGGGACTCGTCAGTCCACGACGGGGACTCGTCAGTCCGCGATGGGGACTCGTCAGTCCGGTGCCGAGACTCGGCGGCCCGTGACGATGTGTCGTCGGCCGGCCTCTCCCCGGAGTCGTGTCGTTCGACCTGCTCGGCGAGCGTCTCGGCGTCGACCCGACCGTCCCGTCGGTCGGGCGTCAGTTCGCTGCGGGGCGACATGTCCGACCGAGGCGACCGCCGCTCGCCGCTCTGGCCGTCCGTCGGCGCGGACCGGTCTCCGGTCGTCCGGCGGGAGTCCCGACCCGTCGCGGTGTCGCGACCGACGTGCCAGAGGACGGCACCGATGAGTAGCGAGGCGAAGCCCCCGCCCAGAACCGCCCCTTTTCCGGTCGGGGCCTGATAGCTGGTCTCCACGCAGTTCTGTCCGTACTGAACCACCGAGTCGTAGCACGTCCGGGCCGTCTCGGTCCGGGTGGCCGGCATCGCCAGTCCGGCGAGCGTCAGCAGGACGCCGAGACCGACCAGTCCGACGCCCAGCGTTCGCTTGAGGTTCATGGCGTCGCCACCGGTACGGGGGTGGCGAACGCGGCCGTCACCGACCCGCCGTCGCCGACCCGTCCGCCGCCCGTCTTGCCCGCGATTCGACTCCCGGTCTCGCAACGTATCTCGACCTCCTCCGTCCGCTCGAAGGTGGCCTCCGCGGGGACCCGGGCGTCCGCACGCGAAGACTGTAGCGTAAACTCCGGCATACCGCCACTGTAAAAGCAGTCCCGTATATACGTCCCGATTTCCGCTCCGTCCCGCGATTTCGTCGGCGGTCCGGGGTCTCGCCGACGACCGCCGGGTTGCCCCCACGTGAACGTTTAACCCGCCGGGTTGCGTGAGTCGGTCTATATGCCGACGCGAGTTCCCGACAGCGAGTTTCAGGACCGACTCGCCGCCGTCCGCGACCGCATCGACGACGCGGGCGCCGACGCCGGCGTCTGGTTCGGCGCGACGAGCATCGAGTATCTGACCGGCTTCGACCACATCCAGACCGAGCGCCCGGTCGTGCTCGCGGTGACCGACGACCGCGTCGCGGTCACGGTGCCCCGCCTCGAAGTCGAACGGGTCGAGACCAACCCGCGCATCGACGCGGTCCATCACTACTTCGACTACCCCGGCGGCGACCCCGTCGAGACCGCGGCCGGGATGCTCTCGGAGTTGGGCGTCGAGTCGGTCGCCGCCGACGCCGACGGCGCGC
Encoded proteins:
- a CDS encoding ribbon-helix-helix domain-containing protein, with product MERVTLRIPKQQIEEVEQMVETGEFPNRSEAIRAAVRDMLNEHEDETTEQTTNKRSWAKV
- a CDS encoding LTA synthase family protein; translation: MSLQEWIGESSERIRRNGWDGVKMSAREFYVEGRRRVVRRTLRSVPGPDGTNVFEKDWDVLVLLDCARPDLFADISGDYDFLDDSNTLTSVGSSSSEWIANTFVDEYEEEMAETIYVTANSHSPEIKNQDWLKDIKEVWRYGWDGRERTVLPRTVTDRAISVGRNREFDRLIVHYMQPHAPFVGYDDTIAGGGMTPPDVERDGVTFGKALRMGHISRREAWEAHVQNLEYVLEDVALLRENIAADTFVVSADHGQALGERFVYSHPDGMPLNVLREVPWIVTDATDTGSHDPDVSTTEPRASEDVDEKLRALGYRT
- a CDS encoding YgaP family membrane protein; translated protein: MDYQKNVGGIDRIVRGVLGTWLIAVAISAFLDEKRVTAATAAIAGAGLLRNAQAQHCGGNALLGIDTTADESTESQ
- a CDS encoding outer membrane protein assembly factor BamB family protein yields the protein MTRRRTILQYGTGAIASGIAGLTGLNPLLGRSDPSDDRRSPSESPTETPAPTTTTETPEPTPVRWETRTGDLSVGPVGTERGVLVGRYRKLTLLDGETGDAAWSYETDDELRDSLAVADGTVFGTSEAGDAFAVGLDSGDERWETELDVTYPRDVAVRNGSAFVGGYAVYRLAVGDGAVQQHWSLGGDGLSGSMALDSERAYLPRSNAPLTAVSIRTGKTAWQFETSDTYSGPEMTSAATANGRVFAGSRNGTVYALDTATGEKQWEANVGNRATVYGVAGDHLLVESYDMSREESALFSLAPASGARNWRLERDEHVLGAPVVDGDTVFVTDDTGTVYRLAIADATEEQSHRVGSGGVGLALGSDRLYCLDDGVVYALTKSLTPA
- a CDS encoding double zinc ribbon domain-containing protein, translated to MSKITFRADEELVERIEARDASKSEIMREALREYLDASDRRADRGRNPERATPSDTGREDAHRESGSAASLDAVLAERVDELVTERLAAWEARNRATERPQDVNVNVTLERDARVQDDADAGRPARTSDSASDETATDSDRRADERADDRETACGQCGETLSDDHVYCPNCGEKASRRVFCECGDEVRSDWGFCPGCGRRTPAADVLDRS
- a CDS encoding redoxin domain-containing protein, whose amino-acid sequence is MVDSGAPTEGSQAPEFTAPLATPDGSVSEVSLSSLRSDGAVLLVFQPTDFDVGSFAERHALGEYDWFTADDRLRVVGVNRARPRTNREFADYLEVTYPFCSDRDLSIADAYGVTYRAFGVARRARPACFFVDREGTIRYRWVGDRNRSGRVRPRISDLYEVVMDVLGRPETESFGFA